A genomic region of Solanum dulcamara chromosome 2, daSolDulc1.2, whole genome shotgun sequence contains the following coding sequences:
- the LOC129881175 gene encoding 10 kDa chaperonin, mitochondrial-like isoform X1 — protein MAKRLIPTLNRVLIEKITAPAKTNAGILLPEKSSKLNSGKVVAVGPGLHDKAGNLIPTAVKEGDTVLLPEYGGTQVKLGEKEFHLYRDEDILGTLHD, from the exons ATGGCGAAACGTTTAATCCCAACACTGAACAGGGTTTTGATTGAGAAAATTACAGCTCCTGCTAAAACAAATGCCGGTATTCTTCTTCCAGAGAAGTCCTCTAAG CTGAATTCTGGGAAAGTGGTGGCTGTTGGGCCAGGACTGCATGACAAGGCAGGGAACTTGATCCCTACTGCTGTCAAGGAAGGTGACACTGTCTTGTTGCCTGAGTATGGTGGTACTCAAGTCAAGTTGGGGGAGAAAGA GTTTCATTTGTACCGGGATGAAGACATTTTGGGGACACTGCATGACTGA
- the LOC129881177 gene encoding diacylglycerol kinase 2: MVDISGSLLRLLNSSDLFNSYIFAWLVTGSLGLLVVIYVLLKWQRKTSLNWVKAAAVAKKQVWEKLKVPLSHHTWIEDFAYDVQPSTCSVCLSSLVSPHNLSTKAASHSPVHRCSICGIAAHFRCSQFAAKDCKCVAQVGLSHVRHHWSERWSNLDENPEMSAFCFYCDEPCGVPFLDASPTWYCLWCQRLIHVKCHAKMSEESGDICDLGPLRRLILSPLYVKDVEAETKGSAMLSSLAEKMNANGHIRRKRHRNKHGNDLRNNKVQGSSAAKRALEYVIRSLVALKLSNSEKNNGYSVKCNKLGGRKGSQNRLAWNNQENIILGRSKKYALVDLPQDARPLLVFINTKSGAQNGPALRRRLNMLLNPVQVFELGQSQGPEAGLELFSNLQYFRVLVCGGDGTVAWVLDAIERHNFESPPPVAVLPLGTGNDLSRVLQWGGGFAMVEGQGGLRPFLHDLNHAAITMLDRWKVNIIEEKSAYDTPKVQSKFMLNYLGIGCDAKVAYQFHMNREENPEKFNSQFVNKLRYAREGARDIMDRTCADLPWQVWLEVDGKDIEIPKDTEGLIVLNIGSYMGGVDLWQNEFEHDDDFNHQSMHDKRLEVVCVSGAWHLGKLQVGLSQARRLAQGGTVRIHASSPFPVQIDGEPFIQKPGCLEITHDGQMFMLKKASGSNEPRGHAAAIMTEVLVDAECKGLITAAQKKILLQQIALQLS; encoded by the exons ATGGTTGATATCAGTGGTTCATTATTGAGGTTGCTGAACAGTTCAGACCTTTTTAATTCCTATATCTTCGCATGGTTGGTTACTGGATCTCTTGGACTTTTGgttgttatatatgtattgctTAAGTGGCAACGGAAGACATCTCTCAATTGGGTTAAAGCTGCTGCTGTAGCAAAGAAGCAAGTGTGGGAGAAACTGAAGGTTCCCTTATCCCATCATACATGGATTGAAGATTTTGCTTATGATGTACAGCCATCCACATGCAGTGTGTGCCTCTCATCACTTGTTTCTCCACATAACTTAAGTACAAAAGCTGCATCACATTCTCCAGTACATCGTTGCTCTATTTGTGGTATCGCAGCCCATTTTCGTTGTTCTCAATTTGCCGCAAAGGATTGCAAATGTGTTGCACAGGTCGGATTAAGCCATGTGCGGCACCATTGGTCCGAAAGATGGAGTAACTTGGATGAAAATCCTGAGATGTCTGCATTTTGTTTCTATTGTGATGAACCTTGCGGTGTTCCTTTTCTTGATGCATCTCCTACTTGGTATTGTTTATGGTGTCAACGGTTGATACATGTCAAATGCCATGCCAAGATGTCTGAAGAATCTGGTGATATTTGTGATTTGGGTCCTCTCAGGAGGCTTATTCTCTCTCCACTCTATGTTAAAGATGTAGAAGCTGAGACAAAAGGTAGTGCAATGTTAAGTTCTCTGGCAGAAAAAATGAATGCCAATGGGCACATCAGACGAAAGCGTCATCGAAACAAACATGGAAATGACCTCAGAAATAATAAAGTGCAAGGCAGTTCTGCTGCAAAGCGAGCTCTGGAATATGTGATCAGATCCCTGGTGGCTTTGAAGCTTTCCAACAGTGAGAAGAATAATGGCTACTCTGTAAAATGTAACAAGCTGGGTGGCAGAAAAGGTAGCCAGAACAGATTGGCCTGGAACAATCAGGAAAATATAATCTTGGGCAGATCTAAGAAGTATGCACTAGTGGATTTGCCTCAGGATGCTAGACCTCTTTTGGTTTTCATAAACACTAAAAGTGGAGCTCAAAATGGTCCCGCTCTAAGAAGGAGATTAAACATGCTGTTGAATCCTGTTCAG GTATTTGAACTTGGTCAGTCCCAAGGGCCTGAAGCTGGTTTAGAATTATTTAGTAACTTGCAATACTTCCGTGTCTTGGTCTGTGGTGGTGATGGGACTGTTGCATGGGTCCTTGATGCAATTGAGCGGCATAACTTTGAATCGCCTCCACCAGTAGCAGTTCTTCCTCTGGGAACTGGAAATGATTTGTCTAGAGTCCTGCAATGGGGTGGTGGATTTGCGATGGTTGAAGGGCAAGGTGGACTAAGACCctttctgcatgatttgaatCATGCTGCCATTACAATGCTTGATCGTTGGAAAGTCAacataattgaagaaaaatctGCCTATGACACTCCTAAGGTGCAATCGAAGTTCATGCTGAATTATTTGG GTATAGGATGTGATGCAAAGGTTGCATATCAATTTCATATGAACCGGGAAGAAAACCCTGAGAAGTTTAACAGTCAG TTTGTAAATAAATTGCGATATGCAAGAGAAGGTGCTAGAGATATAATGGACAGAACTTGTGCAGATTTGCCATGGCAAGTATGGCTTGAAGTTGATGGAAAGGACATAGAGATCCCCAAG GATACTGAGGGCTTGATTGTGCTAAATATTGGTAGCTATATGGGTGGAGTTGATCTGTGGCAAAATGAGTTCGAGCATGACGATGACTTCAACCACCAGTCAATGCATGACAAAAGACTCGAAGTTGTTTGTGTTTCCGGAGCATGGCACCTTGGCAAGCTACAG GTTGGACTTTCTCAAGCGAGGAGGCTAGCCCAAGGAGGAACTGTAAGGATACATGCTTCTAGTCCTTTCCCTGTCCAAATTGATGGGGAGCCTTTCATACAGAAACCGGGTTGTTTAGAAATAACACATGATGGACAG ATGTTCATGCTGAAGAAGGCATCAGGATCCAACGAGCCTAGAGGTCACGCGGCTGCTATTATGACAGAGGTTCTTGTGGATGCTGAATGTAAAGGTCTCATAACTGCAGCTCAAAAGAAGATACTTCTTCAGCAGATTGCTCTCCAGctttcttga
- the LOC129881175 gene encoding 10 kDa chaperonin, mitochondrial-like isoform X2: MAKRLIPTLNRVLIEKITAPAKTNAGILLPEKSSKLNSGKVVAVGPGLHDKAGNLIPTAVKEGDTVLLPEYGGTQVKLGEKE, encoded by the exons ATGGCGAAACGTTTAATCCCAACACTGAACAGGGTTTTGATTGAGAAAATTACAGCTCCTGCTAAAACAAATGCCGGTATTCTTCTTCCAGAGAAGTCCTCTAAG CTGAATTCTGGGAAAGTGGTGGCTGTTGGGCCAGGACTGCATGACAAGGCAGGGAACTTGATCCCTACTGCTGTCAAGGAAGGTGACACTGTCTTGTTGCCTGAGTATGGTGGTACTCAAGTCAAGTTGGGGGAGAAAGAGTGA
- the LOC129879137 gene encoding protein disulfide-isomerase-like, producing MEWSGILLILSVFFSVCIAEEKEHVVTLDHTNFTDTVTKHNFIVVEFYAPWCGHCKKLAPEYEKAASILSSHDPPIVLANIDASDDSSKELAIKYELQGFPTIKIFRDGGKNVQEYKGPREADGIVAYLKKQAGPASAEIKSKEDVARLIDEKKVNVVGVFPELSGEKFEKFITLAEKLRADYDFAHTVDAKLLPRGEPVDKPTIRILKPFDELFVDFEDFDVDAAEKFIEQATVPIVTIFDKEPENQVYVSKFFKSPNAKVLLFMNFSTELDAFQSKYKDVAVSYKGDGLSFLLGDVDAGAGAFKYFGLKTEQAPLIIIMVNEGEKYLNTHVAPAVLASWLKDYKDGKLKQYVKSEPIPEVNNEPVKVVVRDTLRDLVLNSGKNVLLEFYAPWCGHCKALAPILDEVALSFEKDSDVLIAKLDATANDIPKGEFDIKGFPTLYFKSASGNISQYDGDRTKEAIIEFIEKNRDKLAAHESESIKADSTPPESVKTDSAKDEL from the exons atggaGTGGAGTGGCATTTTGCTAATTTTGTCTGTTTTTTTTTCAGTTTGTATAGCAGAAGAAAAGGAACATGTGGTAACATTAGACCATACAAATTTCACTGACACTGTCACCAAACACAACTTTATTGTTGTTGAATTTTATGCACCATG GTGTGGACACTGCAAGAAACTTGCCCCTGAG TATGAAAAAGCTGCTTCAATTTTGAGTAGTCATGATCCTCCAATTGTTCTAGCAAATATTGATGCAAGTGATGATTCAAGTAAAGAACTTGCTATAAAGTATGAGCTCCAGGGCTTCCCAACTATTAAGATCTTCAGAGATGGAGGAAAGAACGTTCAAGAATACAAAGGTCCTCGCGAAGCTGATGGTATTGTTGCTTATTTGAAGAAACAAGCTGGTCCTGCATCAGCTGAAATCAAGTCGAAAGAAGATGTTGCAAGACTTATCGATGAGAAAAAAGTCAATGTT GTTGGTGTATTTCCTGAGCTCTCTGGGGAGAAATTTGAGAAGTTTATAACATTAGCTGAGAAACTACGAGCTGATTATGATTTTGCTCACACCGTTGATGCCAAACTCCTCCCTCGGGGAGAGCCAGTTGATAAGCCAACTATTCGTATCCTTAAGCCATTCGATGAACTCTTTGTTGATTTTGAG GATTTTGATGTTGATGCAGCGGAGAAGTTCATTGAACAAGCAACTGTTCCTATTGTCACTATTTTCGACAAAGAACCAGAAAACCAAGTATATGTTAGCAAATTCTTTAAGAGTCCCAATGCAAAG GTGTTGCTTTTCATGAACTTCAGTACTGAGCTCGATGCTTTTCAGTCCAAGTACAAGGATGTCGCTGTGTCTTACAAGGGGGACGGATTGAGCTTTCTGTTGGGAGATGTTGATGCTGGTGCAGGTGCCTTCAAA TACTTTGGATTGAAGACTGAACAGGCACCTCTGATCATAATAATGGTCAATGAAGGCGAAAAGTATCTCAATACACATGTAGCACCTGCTGTTCTTGCTTCATGGTTGAAGGATTACAAG GATGGTAAATTGAAGCAATATGTAAAATCAGAACCGATCCCTGAGGTTAAcaatgagccagtgaaggtggTTGTTAGGGATACACTCCGAGACTTGGTTCTCAACTCGGGCAAAAATG TACTGCTAGAGTTCTATGCACCTTGGTGTGGACACTGCAAGGCACTAGCTCCAATCTTGGATGAAGTAGCTTTGTCATTCGAAAAAGATTCTGATGTTCTCATTGCAAAACTT GATGCAACTGCAAATGACATTCCTAAAGGCGAATTCGACATTAAAGGATTCCCAACTTTGTACTTCAAATCTGCTTCTGGTAATATATCCCAGTATGATGGTGACAGAACAAAAGAAGCCATCATCGAGTTTATTGAAAAGAATCGAGATAAGCTTGCTGCTCATGAGTCAGAATCTATCAAAGCTGATTCCACCCCACCAGAATCAGTTAAAACAGATTCAGCAAAAGATGAGCTATAA
- the LOC129879153 gene encoding protein DOG1-like 4 encodes MMSTSKNSLENGKSFDNFFESWLIKENQDLNQLLCVSKDDDNNNDMILSPLIHKVEKHYEEYYKEKSRYANSDVLGMLNPSWISNLEDAFLWIGGWRPSMAFHLLYSKSGIQLEANLHELIRGFTTRDLGSLTGNQLGKIDELQNKTIREERKLSENLAKVQESVADASMVELSHVVSELMREETGQVDDEEENIKTNIGKKEESLLELLKKGDDLRLRTIKEILRILTPSQGVHFLIAAAELHLRIHEWGKKKDADVSHNKWSCHTNSEGTSVKN; translated from the coding sequence ATGATGAGTACTAGCAAAAATAGTCTAGAAAATGGCAAATCATTCGACAATTTTTTCGAATCATGGCTCATTAAAGAGAATCAAGATTTGAATCAGCTTCTATGTGTCTCGAAAGACGACGACAACAACAATGACATGATATTGTCGCCTTTAATTCACAAAGTGGAGAAACATTACGAAGAATATTATAAAGAGAAATCGCGATACGCTAATAGTGATGTTTTAGGCATGTTGAACCCTTCATGGATAAGTAATCTTGAAGATGCATTTTTATGGATTGGTGGATGGAGGCCTAGTATGGCTTTTCATTTGTTATACTCAAAATCAGGTATCCAACTTGAAGCTAATCTTCATGAGTTAATTAGAGGATTTACTACAAGAGATTTGGGAAGTTTAACTGGTAATCAACTTGGAAAAATTGATGAGTTACAAAATAAGACAATAAGGGAAGAAAGAAAGTTAAGTGAAAATTTAGCAAAAGTTCAAGAAAGTGTGGCAGACGCATCAATGGTTGAACTATCACATGTTGTGAGTGAATTAATGAGGGAAGAAACAGGCCAAGTTGATGATGAAGAGGAAAATATTAAGACAAATATTGGTAAAAAAGAGGAAAGTTTATTGGAATTGTTGAAAAAAGGTGATGATTTAAGGTTAAGGACAATTAAAGAGATTTTAAGAATTTTGACACCAAGTCAAGGTGTTCATTTCTTGATTGCTGCTGCTGAACTTCATTTGAGGATTCATGAATGGGGTAAGAAGAAAGATGCTGATGTTTCTCACAACAAATGGTCATGTCATACAAATTCTGAGGGGACATCTGTCAAAAATTAG